The following are from one region of the Nicotiana tabacum cultivar K326 chromosome 3, ASM71507v2, whole genome shotgun sequence genome:
- the LOC142178446 gene encoding uncharacterized protein LOC142178446, with the protein MLMSLSTRNKIGFTDGSCPRPSVTSPLYKAWDRCNNLVRTWILTALTMQIKNSVLHSKSAKDMWDDLRDKYGQPNGAQIYQLKKDLVGVTQGNSDIAIYYSRLKKLWDELSIFNSFMTCYYCDCVCKCGAKGHNAGMIESDKVYQFLMGLNESYTASRGNILMMTPLPSLSETYSLLVHEEKHREVQASVFFITAVAFLIAGSNNMQQQPQTQNQGFNHNQNRNMNFRNSNNGGKFNIDFKAGQKYVGDGRKNTIFCNYYKKSGHLIDRCYKLHGTGSEPGQSTVYGGAITKEQMSQLMQLLQNVVVGSQGSSLPEGIGSANLAGTFSEEATGNVWEPYNTATHSGNRYFLTLVDDYSRSTWTYLLSIKSNAFTALKSFILIVETQFNYRVKIVRSDNALELGLSHKSSSFFLSNGTLHQTSYVETSRMELFPNSVLQGKTPHELLFGTPPSYDHLTAFESSSLPMPTSSFSSSSLPTGSSSPPPLSPSSSNVPQLTPTHDPTPSIASSSILIVLPLRKSFRTHQRPGYLQDFMCNSTYISCPSFSSVLLDLLTPI; encoded by the exons ATGTTGATGTCTCTTTCTACTAGGAACAAAATAGGTTTCACAGATGGATCATGCCCTAGACCTTCTGTTACTTCACCTCTTTACAAAGCTTGGGATAGATGTAACAATTTAGTTAGAACATGGATTTTGACTGCTTTAACCATGCAAATAAAGAATAGTGTTCTGCACTCTAAGTCGGCAAAAGACATGTGGGATGACTTGAGAGACAAATATGGTCAACCTAATGGGGCTCAGATCTATCAGCTCAAGAAGGATTTGGTTGGGGTGACACAAGGGAATAGTGACATAGCAATATATTACTCTAGACTTAAGAAACTATGGGATGAATTGAGTATTTTTAATTCTTTTATGACCTGCTATTATTGTGATTGTGTGTGTAAATGTGGAGCAAAAGGGCATAATGCTGGTATGATTGAGAGTGATAAAGTGTATCAGTTCCTCATGGGTCTAAATGAATCCTACACTGCATCAAGAGGTAATATTCTCATGATGACACCACTTCCTAGTCTATCCGAGACATACTCTTTGTTAGTACATGAAGAAAAACATAGAGAAGTACAAGCAAGTGTGTTCTTCATAACTGCGGTTGCTTTTCTCATTGCTGGAAGTAACAACATGCAGCAACAACCTCAAACTCAGAATCAAGGCTTCAATCATAATCAGAATCGTAACATGAATTTCAGAAATAGCAACAATGGTGGAAAATTCAACATTGACTTTAAGGCTGGACAGAAGTATGTGGGAGATGGAAGAAAAAATACTATATTTTGCAACTACTATAAAAAGTCTGGGCACCTAATTGATAGGTGTTACAAGTTGCATG GAACTGGATCAGAACCTGGACAGTCTACTGTATATGGAGGAGCAATAACCAAGGAGCAGATGAGTCAATTGATGCAGCTCCTGCAGAATGTTGTTGTTGGGTCTCAAGGTTCTTCTCTTCCTGAAGGCATTGGTTCTGCTAACTTGGCAG GGACCTTCTCCGAAGAGGCCACTGGAA ACGTTTGGGAGCCTTATAATACTGCTACACATTCTGGGAATAGATATTTCTTAACTTtggttgatgattattctagatcTACTTGGACTTATCTTCTCAGTATAAAATCCAATGCCTTCACAGCTTTAAAATCTTTCATTCTCATAGTTGAAACTCAGTTTAATTACAGAGTTAAGATAGTGAGATCTGATAACGCTCTTGAGTTAGGATTAAGTCATAaatcttcttccttttttctctctAATGGAACTCTTCATCAAACATCTTATGTAGAAACGTCTAGAATGGAATT ATTTCCTAACTCTGTCCTACAAGGAAAAACTCCTCATGAGCTTCTCTTTGGTACACCTCCTTCTTATGATCATCTTACGGCTTTTG AATCCTCCTCTTTGCCCATGCCTACAAgttctttttcctcttcatctcTACCTACAggttcttcttctcctcctcctctttCTCCATCTTCCTCTAATGTGCCTCAACTCACTCCTACTCATGATCCTACACCTTCTATTGCATCCTCTTCTATTCTTATAGTTCTTCCATTGAGGAAGTCATTCAGAACTCACCAAAGACCTGGGTATCTTCAAGACTTTATGTGTAACTCTACTTATATTTCCTGCCCTTCCTTCTCTTCTGTTTTACTTGATCTGCTCACACCAATATGA
- the LOC107768768 gene encoding secretory carrier-associated membrane protein 2 produces the protein MAGRYDRNPFDEEEEVNPFADGGGRGKSSGQSKFSGGAFNITSGSVPSATNSRLSPLPPEPADFYDRNASIDIPLDSSADLKKKEKELQAKESELRRREQELKKREDAAARAGIVIEKKNWPPFFPIIHHDIGNEIPIHLQKLQYVAFTTFLGLIACLVWNIVATTTAWIKEGDVKIWFLSIIYFISGVPGAYFLWYRPLYRAFRTEGAMKFAWFFLFYMVHIIFCIFAAVAPPVVFRGKSLTGILPAVDLIGKNVLVGIFYFIGFGLFCLESVLSIWVIQQVYMYFRGSGKAAQMKQEAARGALRAAI, from the exons ATGGCGGGCCGTTATGATCGAAACCCttttgatgaagaagaagaagttaatCCTTTTGCT GATGGTGGAGGCAGAGGGAAATCTTCAGGGCAATCAAAATTTAGCGGAGGTGCATTTAATATCACA TCTGGGAGTGTGCCTTCAGCAACAAATTCCAGACTGTCACCCCTTCCTCCAGAACCAGCTGATTTCTATGACCGCAATGCATCAATTGATATTCCTCTTGATAGTTCTGCG gacttgaaaaagaaagaaaaagaattacaggcAAAGGAGAGTGAATTACGGCGGAGGGAACAG GaactaaaaaaaagagaagatgcTGCAGCAAGAG CTGGCATTGTTATCGAGAAGAAAAATTGGCCTCCGTTCTTCCCAATTATCCATCATGATATTGGAAATGAAATACCAATTCATCTGCAAAAGCTACAATATGTTGCATTTACAACATTCTTGG GACTTATTGCATGCCTTGTGTGGAACATTGTAGCTACCACTACAGCATGGATTAAAGAAGGAG ATGTAAAGATCTGGTTCCTTTCTATCATTTACTTCATATCGGGAGTTCCTGGAGCCTATTTCCTGTGGTATCGTCCTCTGTATCGTGCCTTTAG AACTGAGGGTGCCATGAAGTTTGCGTGGTTTTTCTTGTTTTACATG GTTCACATTATATTCTGTATCTTTGCTGCTGTTGCTCCTCCAGTAGTCTTCCGAGGAAAATCCCTTAC AGGCATCCTGCCTGCAGTGGATCTCATTGGCAAAAATGTACTTGTTGGG ATTTTCTACTTCATCGGTTTCGGGCTATTTTGTCTCGAATCAGTGCTGAGCATTTGGGTTATCCAG CAAGTATACATGTATTTCCGAGGAAGTGGTAAAGCTGCACAGATGAAACAAGAAGCTGCTAGAGGGGCCTTGAGAGCAGCAATATAA
- the LOC142178448 gene encoding uncharacterized protein LOC142178448: protein MILRENASLDEIKVGSVFDKKKSIINCFSNIAIKGHFEFKVARSSSTRYSLKCNDDRCGWCVRAFRIKDSTLFKIVKIEKKHDCSINNMKVDQRHATSKLISGYIIDNLRDPRFEVILAFVMAEMQKLHGLDIGFVYMFYAYGSSISVSNDANNQIFPLAFGIAEYENNNSYEWYFSQLRNAIGSCENLIFLSDMHQAIAYGIAKVYPESHHGICIYHLEQNLKRRKVKSEVIKLFQSAARVYRRKEFDLYMSDIAKVDKKTYDNLMEEPPERWARSCSPR from the exons atGATATTAAGAGAAAATGCTTCATTGGATGAAATAAAAGTGGGATCAGTATTTGACAAAAAGAAGAGTATAATTAACTGTTTTTCGAATATAGCAATTAAAGGACATTTTGAATTCAAGGTTGCTAGATCAAGCTCAACAAGATATTCGTTGAAATGTAATGATGATAGGTGTGGGTGGTGTGTGCGTGCTTTCAGAATTAAAGATTCAACACTGTTCAAGATagtaaagattgagaaaaagcatGACTGCTCTATTAACAATATGAAAGTTGATCAAAGGCATGCAACTTCAAAGTTGATTAGTGGTTACATTATCGACAATCTTCGAGACCCAAGGTTTGAAGTTATACTAGCTTTTGTCATGGCAGAGATGCAAAAATTGCATGGACTAGACATTGG gtttgtttatatgttttatgcatatGGATCATCAATATCTG TTTCAAATGATGCAAATAACCAAATTTTTCCACTAGCCTTTGGAATAGCAGAATATGAAAATAACAATTCCTATGAGTGGTACTTTAGTCAGCTTCGCAATGCAATTGGGAGCTgtgagaatttaatttttttatcagacATGCATCAAGCTATTGCATATGGCATTGCAAAGGTATATCCTGAAAGCCATCATGGGATTTGCATCTATCATTTGGAGCAGAACCTAAAGCGAAGGAAAGTGAAAAGTGAGGTCATAAAACTTTTTCAAAGTGCTGCAAGAGTATACAGGCGCAAAGAATTTGATCTATACATGTCAGATATAGCAAAAGTAGATAAGAAGACTTATGACAACTTGATGGAAGAACCACCGGAAAGGTGGGCACGTTCTTGTAGTCCACGATGA